TGCTTTGCGTATTTTCAGAAACGCCATCCACATCAATTTCAATAGCTTCATCCATTAATTGGTGAGCAATAACGCTCGACATTTGATTGCCCACACCAATTTCCATAAAAAGCTCATTAAGACTTGAGAGATTCAATTCATTCAGTACTGCTTGGATTTTCTCTTCAGAAACCTCAGAGAGATAATGTGGTTTCAGGGCCATTTCTAGCTGTTTTTTACCCGTTTGAACGGCATCATCTGCACGCAATAATTTTAAGAAATGACGAATACGAGTTCTTGCGCGAGCGGTCACCACAAAGTTTAGCCAACTGACACTTGGATGAGTATTTTCACTGGTTACAATCTCAACAGTTTGACCAGACTCTAAAGCTTGTGATAACGGATAAGGTTTATGCTCTACCACTGCCGCAACGCAATGATTTCCCACATCAGAATGCACGGCATAAGCAAAATCGACAGCTGTTGCGCCCATTGGTAATTCAACGATACGACCTTTCGGCGTAAAGACATAGATTTCTTTCGGGAAGAACTCAGATTTTACATTTTCAATAAACTCAAAGGAGTTACCCACGTTTTGTTGAATATCTACCAGGCTTTGTAACCAACGTTGAGCACGTACTTGAGCAGTGGTGCTATCGTTTTTACCACCTTCTTTATACACCCAATGAGCGGTAACGCCCATTTCAGCAACCTGTTCCATTTCTTCAGTCTGAAGATGAACTTCTACGGGTACACCATGAGGGCCTATCATCGAGGTTTGTAGTGCTTGATAGCCATTTGCACGTGGCACAGCAATATAATCTTTCACTTTACCAGGGCGAGGCTTATACAAACTATGCATTTGCCCCAACCCGCGATAGCAATCATCCACCGAATTCACAATAACGCGGAAAGCATAAATATCCATAATAGAATGGAATTTCTGATCTTTCATGCGCATTTTTTGATAGATTTTATAGAGATGTTTTTCACGTCCCCAAATACGACTAGGAATGCCCGTATTCTCAAGACGTTGTGAAATATCATTAGAAATGCGTTGAATCAATTCTTGACGAGAACCACGCGCTTGTTCGACGAGCTTTTTAAGTACTTCATAACGGCGAGGATGCATTGCTTCAAAAGATAAATCTTCTAATTCATTCTTGATATGCTCGATGCCTAAACGGTGGGCTAATGGACAGTAAATCTCTAGAGTTTCTTTTGCGATACGACGACGTTTATCAGGACGCAATGAGCCCAACGTTCGCATATTATGGGTACGGTCAGCCAATTTGATTAAGACGACGCGAATATCTCGAGTCATCGCTAAAATCATTTTGCGGAAGTTTTCAACCTGCGCTTCTTGGCGGGTACGGAATTTCAATTTATCTAGTTTAGATACGCCATCAACAATTTCAGCTACACTAGCGCCAAATTCATCTTTTAATTGGGATTCGGTATAAGGGGTATCTTCGATAACATCATGCAATAATGCAGCCATGATTGCTTCATGGTCTAAATGCATTTCTGCGATGATTGAGGCTACCGCAACAGGGTGAGTAATGTAAGGTTCGCCGCTTGAGCGAAATTGTCCTTCGTGAGCATCTCGCGCAATGACGAATGCAC
This portion of the Haemophilus parainfluenzae T3T1 genome encodes:
- the spoT gene encoding bifunctional GTP diphosphokinase/guanosine-3',5'-bis pyrophosphate 3'-pyrophosphohydrolase, translated to MELFADLDRIIQGYLPADKIELIKRAFVIARDAHEGQFRSSGEPYITHPVAVASIIAEMHLDHEAIMAALLHDVIEDTPYTESQLKDEFGASVAEIVDGVSKLDKLKFRTRQEAQVENFRKMILAMTRDIRVVLIKLADRTHNMRTLGSLRPDKRRRIAKETLEIYCPLAHRLGIEHIKNELEDLSFEAMHPRRYEVLKKLVEQARGSRQELIQRISNDISQRLENTGIPSRIWGREKHLYKIYQKMRMKDQKFHSIMDIYAFRVIVNSVDDCYRGLGQMHSLYKPRPGKVKDYIAVPRANGYQALQTSMIGPHGVPVEVHLQTEEMEQVAEMGVTAHWVYKEGGKNDSTTAQVRAQRWLQSLVDIQQNVGNSFEFIENVKSEFFPKEIYVFTPKGRIVELPMGATAVDFAYAVHSDVGNHCVAAVVEHKPYPLSQALESGQTVEIVTSENTHPSVSWLNFVVTARARTRIRHFLKLLRADDAVQTGKKQLEMALKPHYLSEVSEEKIQAVLNELNLSSLNELFMEIGVGNQMSSVIAHQLMDEAIEIDVDGVSENTQSTLTLSRDGEMKASFAQCCHPIPGDPIVALSTAKKGVVVHHQACSNLASSNTKDFTAAKWEEAESAVNFDAELHIEMLNEQNALGSLMTAVTTCESNIQSIWTEELENNVLLVIIQVGARDIYHLENIMRKIKQITSVIRLKRNINEA